In a genomic window of Sphingomonas koreensis:
- a CDS encoding efflux RND transporter periplasmic adaptor subunit, whose product MNKLIIGGATPLALALLLAGCGGGDPAANNSTEAGHAEGEAGHKEGEAGHSEAEGAHKKGESEGGGEEGTITLTAQQIRAAGIEIVRPVSRGGGTLQLPATIEGDPQGTQVVSAAIGGRVVALNYNLGQPVTRGQVVAVIESREAATIRAEVEAAQARSALAQSNLAREERLFKLRVSPERDVIAARTAATEASIALRLARQQVSAAGVSGGALNRIGVTAPIAGRITARPVVLGQTVAADAELFRVSNLSRVAVTVSLSPADAARVAVGAPVEISSGGRRSAAQVSFVSPVLDETTRLVTVIALIDNSAGQWRVGEPVTAVVQLPGQGGGAVSVPASALQTVENRQVVFVRTSSGFRAVPVTVGAHSSGSVVVTSGLTGREEIAGTGSFTLKAELGKGEAEHGH is encoded by the coding sequence ATGAACAAGCTCATCATTGGAGGCGCGACTCCGCTCGCGCTGGCGTTGCTGCTCGCCGGATGCGGCGGCGGCGACCCCGCCGCCAACAACAGCACCGAGGCCGGCCATGCCGAGGGCGAGGCGGGGCACAAGGAAGGCGAAGCCGGGCACAGCGAGGCCGAGGGCGCACACAAGAAAGGCGAGAGCGAAGGCGGCGGCGAGGAGGGCACGATCACGCTCACCGCGCAGCAGATCCGCGCCGCAGGCATTGAGATTGTGCGTCCGGTGTCGCGCGGCGGCGGCACGCTGCAGTTGCCCGCAACGATCGAGGGCGACCCGCAGGGAACGCAGGTCGTCTCGGCGGCGATCGGCGGGCGCGTCGTCGCGCTCAACTATAATCTCGGTCAGCCGGTCACGCGCGGTCAGGTCGTCGCGGTGATCGAGAGCCGCGAGGCCGCCACGATCCGCGCCGAGGTCGAGGCGGCGCAGGCGCGCAGCGCGCTCGCCCAGTCCAACCTCGCGCGCGAGGAGCGGCTGTTCAAGCTGCGCGTCTCGCCCGAGCGCGACGTGATCGCCGCGCGCACCGCCGCCACCGAGGCAAGCATCGCGCTGCGGCTCGCCCGACAGCAGGTTTCGGCCGCCGGGGTCAGCGGCGGCGCGCTCAACCGCATCGGCGTGACCGCGCCAATCGCGGGGCGCATCACCGCGCGCCCGGTGGTCCTCGGGCAGACCGTGGCCGCGGACGCCGAGCTGTTCCGCGTCTCCAACCTGTCGCGGGTCGCGGTGACCGTGTCGTTGTCGCCCGCCGATGCCGCACGCGTCGCGGTCGGCGCGCCGGTCGAGATCAGCTCGGGCGGACGCCGTTCGGCGGCGCAGGTGAGCTTCGTCTCGCCGGTACTCGACGAGACCACCCGGCTCGTCACCGTAATCGCGCTGATCGACAACAGCGCCGGCCAGTGGCGCGTCGGCGAGCCGGTCACCGCGGTGGTGCAACTGCCCGGTCAGGGCGGCGGCGCCGTCAGCGTGCCCGCCTCGGCGCTCCAGACCGTCGAGAATCGTCAGGTCGTGTTCGTACGCACATCGAGTGGGTTCCGGGCCGTGCCCGTGACCGTCGGTGCGCACAGCTCCGGCTCGGTCGTCGTGACCTCAGGCCTCACCGGCCGCGAAGAGATCGCCGGTACCGGCAGCTTCACCCTCAAGGCCGAGCTCGGAAAGGGCGAGGCGGAGCACGGACACTAA
- a CDS encoding TolC family protein, with the protein MHRILAALLAAVSCAGIAQAQTSPPASAGDVLTIDDALAQAGAVSPTGDVAEAGIRAAEAGRVVAGLRPNPTVTTDVENILGTGPYRGLDESETTVNFALPIELGGKRSARIAVSEAEITRARIQTLVAGADLRLGVVQAYVQAIASERRRAIAESQITVTTENLRIARDRVEAGANSPIDEQRAQLQQVNAETELAQAQRAAEAARATLERYLGRPLNESLDAAWYERVGGYGPQEPVRADGTLALAIARADVSAAEARVRLARSQRVPDLTVSAGTRRLTATKDQAMVFSVSVPLPIFNNGRASVNQALAERDRVDAQRRVALFEAEQAITAARADRDRAAAAVRASGPALAAATESARIARLGYGEGKFDQIVLLDAERTLLDTRRAAVDALAQYHDAEARLARLTAPAPVPAATGN; encoded by the coding sequence ATGCATCGTATCCTCGCGGCCCTTCTGGCCGCGGTGTCCTGCGCGGGAATCGCGCAGGCGCAGACGTCGCCACCGGCCTCGGCCGGCGACGTCCTCACGATCGACGACGCGCTCGCCCAGGCAGGTGCTGTGTCCCCAACCGGCGACGTTGCCGAAGCTGGGATTCGTGCGGCTGAGGCGGGCCGCGTCGTCGCGGGACTGAGGCCCAATCCCACCGTTACCACCGACGTCGAGAACATTCTCGGCACCGGACCCTATCGTGGCCTCGACGAATCCGAGACGACGGTCAATTTCGCGCTACCGATCGAGCTTGGCGGCAAGCGTTCGGCGCGCATCGCCGTCTCCGAGGCCGAAATCACCCGCGCGCGAATACAGACCTTGGTGGCGGGTGCCGACCTGCGGCTGGGCGTAGTCCAAGCCTATGTCCAGGCCATCGCCAGCGAGCGCCGCCGCGCGATCGCCGAAAGCCAGATTACGGTGACCACGGAAAATCTTCGGATCGCACGCGACCGGGTTGAGGCGGGCGCCAACTCGCCGATCGACGAGCAACGCGCCCAGCTCCAGCAGGTGAATGCCGAGACCGAGCTCGCCCAGGCGCAGCGCGCGGCCGAAGCGGCGCGTGCAACGCTTGAGCGCTATCTCGGCCGGCCGTTGAACGAAAGTCTCGACGCCGCCTGGTATGAGCGCGTCGGCGGCTACGGCCCACAAGAGCCGGTCCGCGCCGACGGCACGCTCGCGTTGGCGATCGCCCGCGCCGACGTATCGGCAGCCGAAGCACGGGTGCGGCTGGCGCGCAGCCAGCGTGTGCCCGACCTCACGGTGAGTGCGGGTACGCGGCGGCTGACCGCGACCAAGGATCAGGCTATGGTGTTCAGCGTATCGGTGCCGTTGCCGATCTTCAATAATGGCCGGGCCAGCGTGAACCAGGCGCTGGCCGAGCGCGACCGGGTCGATGCGCAGCGCCGCGTCGCCTTGTTCGAGGCGGAGCAGGCGATCACCGCAGCGCGCGCCGACCGCGATCGCGCGGCGGCCGCAGTGCGCGCATCGGGACCCGCGCTCGCCGCCGCGACCGAATCCGCGCGCATCGCGCGCCTCGGCTATGGCGAGGGCAAGTTCGACCAGATTGTGCTGCTCGATGCCGAGCGGACCCTGCTCGACACGCGCCGCGCCGCGGTCGACGCGCTCGCCCAATATCACGACGCCGAGGCCCGTCTGGCCCGGCTCACCGCGCCGGCGCCCGTGCCGGCGGCAACAGGGAATTGA
- a CDS encoding TolC family outer membrane protein, whose translation MHRFVALAACVATVLPASVAHAQDAPPAADSGPVTTLRAALRHAYRTNPGLTAARAGLRAIDEGVPIAKAAARPTLSATADYQEYVLTSANSLSAPSRAFAANGNLSFPLFQGGRVANSIRAADARVESGRSNLRATEADVFNAIVSVYMDVLRDEAIVQLNTRNVTVLATNLQASRDRFEVGDLTRTDVAQSEARLSLARGQLQAAQAQLIASRENYIRFVGLVPGQLAYPAPLPGLPGSAEQATAIALGGNPLLDAARTDAQAAGYDVRVARAARLPRLSAVGSSGYNNYLGSLTSSLPGRTFLQSQTSATIGLSATIPLYQGGLPGAQVRRAQALHGQSLEQVTLVERRIVAEVRAAFARHRAALELIRSAEDAVAANTLAVEGVRAELTVGTRNVLDVLNAEQELLNARVQLVTARRDAYVAAFGLLVAMGQAEAHDLGLFSSGGKSSHDEPLRSAASPSTVDGGVPRMALPNSLTQ comes from the coding sequence ATGCACCGTTTCGTTGCCTTGGCCGCGTGTGTCGCGACCGTCCTTCCCGCGTCTGTCGCTCACGCCCAGGACGCGCCGCCCGCCGCGGATTCCGGCCCGGTCACCACGCTGCGCGCGGCACTGCGCCATGCCTATCGCACCAATCCCGGGCTTACCGCCGCGCGCGCCGGGCTGCGCGCGATCGACGAAGGGGTCCCGATCGCCAAGGCGGCGGCGCGGCCGACGCTCAGCGCGACCGCCGATTATCAGGAATATGTGCTGACCTCGGCCAACAGCCTGTCGGCGCCGAGCCGTGCCTTTGCCGCCAACGGCAATCTGTCGTTCCCGTTGTTCCAGGGCGGGCGCGTCGCCAATTCGATCCGCGCCGCCGATGCCCGGGTCGAATCGGGACGCTCGAATCTGCGCGCGACCGAGGCGGACGTCTTCAACGCGATCGTCTCGGTTTATATGGACGTGCTGCGCGACGAGGCGATCGTCCAGCTCAACACGCGCAACGTCACGGTGCTCGCGACCAACCTCCAGGCGTCGCGCGACCGGTTCGAGGTCGGGGACCTGACCCGCACCGATGTCGCGCAGTCCGAGGCACGCCTGTCGCTGGCGCGTGGGCAGCTCCAGGCGGCGCAGGCCCAGCTGATCGCGAGCCGCGAGAATTACATCCGCTTCGTCGGGCTGGTACCCGGCCAGCTCGCCTATCCGGCGCCGCTGCCGGGGTTGCCCGGTTCCGCCGAGCAGGCGACCGCGATCGCGCTCGGCGGCAACCCGCTGCTGGACGCGGCGCGCACCGACGCACAGGCGGCGGGCTATGACGTGCGCGTCGCCCGGGCGGCGCGGCTGCCGCGGCTCTCGGCGGTGGGGTCGAGCGGCTACAATAATTATCTGGGGTCGCTGACCAGCTCGCTGCCGGGTCGGACCTTCCTTCAATCCCAGACCAGCGCGACGATCGGCCTGTCGGCGACGATCCCGCTCTATCAGGGCGGGTTGCCGGGGGCGCAGGTGCGCCGCGCCCAAGCGCTGCACGGTCAGTCGCTCGAGCAGGTGACGCTGGTCGAGCGCCGCATCGTCGCCGAGGTGCGCGCGGCGTTCGCCCGGCATCGAGCGGCGCTCGAACTGATCCGGTCGGCGGAGGATGCGGTCGCGGCGAACACGCTCGCGGTCGAAGGCGTGCGCGCCGAGCTGACGGTGGGTACGCGCAACGTGCTCGACGTGCTCAACGCCGAGCAGGAATTGCTCAATGCGCGGGTGCAGCTCGTCACTGCGCGGCGCGACGCCTATGTCGCTGCGTTCGGGCTGCTGGTGGCGATGGGGCAGGCCGAGGCACATGATCTTGGGCTATTTAGTAGCGGTGGCAAGAGTTCCCACGACGAACCACTGCGGTCAGCCGCCTCGCCGAGCACCGTTGATGGAGGTGTTCCGCGAATGGCACTTCCCAACAGTTTGACACAGTGA
- a CDS encoding RNA polymerase sigma factor has translation MLERMRLARELPGGIGESEPLPPEDRVVPTVTGRLETLFREHRPRLLRFLSRRTTNDTAEDLTQQAFVRLAALDQNVVDRLESPEAYLHRTAVNLLKDEAKAAARHAAHLHVCVDDVAIMGPDQIAALEARDMLARLEAAMLRLKPRTREIFLAHRIDGYSYAEIAARTGLGIKAVEKHMSRAIAHIDGHSSLR, from the coding sequence ATGCTCGAGCGCATGAGGCTGGCGCGCGAGCTTCCCGGCGGCATCGGCGAGAGCGAGCCGCTGCCGCCCGAGGATCGCGTCGTTCCGACGGTCACCGGCCGGCTCGAGACGCTGTTTCGCGAGCACCGGCCGCGGCTGCTCCGCTTCCTGTCGCGTCGGACCACCAACGACACCGCCGAGGACCTGACCCAGCAGGCGTTCGTCCGTCTCGCGGCGCTCGACCAGAACGTCGTCGATCGGCTCGAGAGCCCCGAGGCCTATCTGCACCGGACCGCGGTGAATCTCCTGAAGGACGAGGCCAAGGCTGCCGCGCGCCATGCCGCGCATCTGCATGTCTGCGTGGACGACGTCGCCATCATGGGGCCAGATCAGATCGCCGCGCTCGAAGCGCGGGATATGCTCGCGCGGCTCGAAGCTGCTATGCTGCGATTGAAGCCGCGGACACGGGAGATCTTCTTGGCGCATCGAATCGACGGCTATAGCTATGCCGAGATCGCAGCCCGGACCGGGCTCGGGATCAAGGCGGTCGAGAAGCATATGAGCCGTGCCATCGCCCATATCGACGGCCATTCGTCGCTCCGATGA
- a CDS encoding FecR family protein, with product MTVPAGEDQATARARQEAADWFARLRAGASEAELAAFAAWRADALNSETYDRLARQWEQFSFLANTSLGRGRDLSRASVWHRQPIVRVAAVAALLVLIVGSGLLLRVGMQPDPAAAPVAYASNADAVRTVTLADGSRVTLDRGSAVRVAYSASQRQLELLKGRARFDVAHDSARPFAVRADGGTVIAHGTIFDVALRPGLVRVVLLRGSVEVRPDPVIARGAPGRMLVPGQASVYAPGKAPSPPVAADPADTAWPGAMLSFEATPLREAVAGFNRRNAVKLVLGSERIGTLRITGAFAADDPAGFAEAAAAMFQLDLRRQPDASLSLH from the coding sequence ATGACCGTACCGGCCGGGGAGGATCAGGCTACGGCACGCGCGCGGCAGGAGGCCGCCGACTGGTTCGCGCGGCTGCGCGCGGGTGCGAGCGAAGCCGAGCTGGCCGCGTTCGCGGCATGGCGCGCCGACGCCCTGAACAGCGAGACCTATGACCGGCTCGCACGGCAATGGGAACAATTCAGCTTCCTTGCCAATACCAGCCTCGGCCGGGGTCGCGACCTCTCCCGCGCCAGCGTCTGGCACCGGCAGCCGATCGTGCGCGTCGCGGCGGTCGCCGCCCTTCTGGTGCTGATCGTCGGCAGCGGCCTGTTGCTGCGGGTCGGCATGCAACCGGACCCGGCAGCGGCGCCGGTCGCTTATGCCAGCAACGCCGATGCGGTTCGGACCGTGACGCTGGCGGACGGCTCGCGGGTCACGCTCGATCGGGGCAGCGCCGTGCGGGTCGCCTATAGTGCGTCCCAGCGCCAGCTCGAGCTTCTCAAGGGACGTGCGCGGTTCGATGTCGCGCATGATAGCGCTCGGCCGTTCGCGGTGCGCGCGGACGGCGGGACGGTCATCGCGCATGGGACGATCTTCGACGTCGCGCTCCGCCCGGGGCTTGTCCGCGTCGTCCTGTTGCGCGGTTCGGTCGAGGTCCGTCCCGACCCGGTGATCGCACGCGGCGCGCCGGGCCGGATGCTCGTGCCGGGCCAAGCATCGGTCTATGCACCTGGCAAGGCGCCTTCGCCGCCGGTCGCCGCCGATCCCGCCGACACCGCCTGGCCGGGAGCCATGCTCTCGTTCGAGGCAACGCCGCTGCGCGAGGCGGTTGCCGGGTTCAACCGCCGCAACGCCGTCAAGCTGGTGCTGGGCTCCGAGCGGATCGGAACCCTCCGGATCACCGGCGCCTTCGCTGCCGACGATCCGGCAGGGTTCGCCGAAGCAGCGGCGGCAATGTTCCAGCTCGATCTTCGCCGCCAGCCCGACGCATCGCTCTCGCTGCACTAG
- a CDS encoding TonB-dependent receptor translates to MRGMTGLLALCLSGTVLVATGSSVARAQAIERQSYDLPAQPLARSIQAVVAATGQSIVAPTDLIAGHRAPALKGMLSIDEALDRLLAGSGLQARRSGAAFVIAPATPQALAAPAEAQEAITITGSRIRGAPTASTTIQVTREEARNAGQATLVEIARSLPQNFGGGQNPGVGFNVPETNGADVGGGASINLRGLGGDATLTLLNGHRLSYNAAKQSVDISGIPLGAVSRIDVVPDGASALFGSDAVAGVVNILLRRDLEGVETSARLGIPTDGGGFSQTYGATAGTTWRSGNALLAYEYGSNDAILARQRDYAATRSPGLTLFPAQRRHSLLASAEQDLVPDLRFAMDGLFNKRWTNLTYPLAAGGDLSVARGKTQSTARAWGVSPSLTWSLPEGWSTMLSATYGEDRVDYGGYSFQGGVLSVNTGGYYINRARSIELSANGRLFALPGGPVRIALGAGHRQIDFRRFTGINGTQNIDQSQADTYGFGELSLPLVSPGQAIPLVHSLVLSAAVRYEAYRRIGDVATPKFGLIFAPHPDITLKASWGKSFRAPTLYQQYQPQTLYLTRTATVGGQGYPATATALLLLGGNPGLAPERSTNWSATLELRPRFLDGVRLELTYFSVRYRDRIVTPIPSFATALRDAGYASFVTLNPSTAEQAATIAGASTFTNLTGGAAYDPANVVALVRNTSVNAGRQSVHGIDALLRYSGDLGGGRLSASANAAWLDSEQQIGPALPITQLAGTIFNPPHLRLRGDLGWSIGGVTITGNVTHIGPVVDNRTAPAARIAGMTPIDLTLRYRADSGPLRGFDLIASVQNLFNAKPSPIATSLFYDTPYDSTNYSPLGRFVSLSVTRKW, encoded by the coding sequence ATGCGGGGTATGACGGGACTATTGGCACTTTGCCTGAGCGGTACGGTGCTGGTCGCCACGGGTTCGAGTGTTGCCCGCGCACAGGCGATCGAACGGCAAAGCTATGACCTTCCCGCCCAACCGCTCGCGCGCTCGATTCAGGCAGTCGTTGCGGCAACGGGCCAAAGCATCGTCGCGCCGACCGACCTGATCGCCGGCCACAGGGCACCGGCCTTGAAGGGGATGCTCTCGATCGACGAGGCGCTCGATCGGCTGCTTGCAGGTTCGGGCTTGCAGGCACGGCGCTCAGGTGCGGCCTTCGTCATCGCGCCGGCCACGCCGCAGGCACTCGCGGCACCGGCCGAAGCGCAGGAGGCGATCACGATCACCGGCAGCCGCATTCGCGGAGCGCCCACCGCATCGACGACAATCCAGGTGACGCGCGAGGAGGCGCGCAATGCCGGGCAGGCGACGCTCGTCGAGATCGCGCGCAGCTTGCCCCAGAATTTTGGCGGCGGCCAGAATCCGGGCGTCGGCTTCAACGTGCCCGAGACCAACGGCGCGGATGTGGGCGGCGGTGCCTCGATCAATCTGCGCGGGCTCGGCGGCGACGCGACCTTGACGCTGCTCAACGGGCATCGCCTGTCGTACAATGCGGCGAAGCAATCCGTGGACATTTCCGGCATCCCGCTCGGAGCGGTCAGCCGGATCGACGTGGTTCCCGACGGCGCGTCGGCGCTGTTCGGTTCGGACGCGGTCGCCGGTGTCGTCAACATCCTGTTGCGGCGGGACCTTGAGGGCGTGGAGACCAGCGCGCGGCTCGGCATCCCCACCGATGGCGGCGGGTTCAGCCAGACCTATGGCGCCACCGCAGGGACGACATGGCGGTCGGGCAATGCCCTGCTCGCCTATGAATATGGCAGCAACGATGCGATCCTCGCGCGCCAGCGCGACTATGCCGCGACACGCTCGCCCGGACTCACCCTCTTTCCCGCGCAGCGGCGCCACAGCCTTCTCGCTTCAGCTGAGCAGGATTTGGTGCCGGATCTCCGATTCGCCATGGACGGCCTGTTCAACAAGCGCTGGACGAACCTGACTTATCCGCTCGCCGCCGGCGGCGATCTCTCCGTGGCCCGGGGCAAGACGCAATCGACCGCGCGCGCCTGGGGCGTCTCGCCCTCGCTGACCTGGTCGCTGCCGGAGGGCTGGAGCACGATGCTCTCCGCCACCTATGGCGAGGATCGGGTCGATTATGGCGGCTACAGCTTCCAGGGCGGCGTGCTGTCGGTCAACACCGGTGGCTACTATATCAACCGCGCGCGCTCGATCGAGCTCTCGGCGAACGGCCGGCTGTTTGCGCTGCCCGGCGGCCCGGTCAGGATCGCGCTTGGCGCTGGCCATCGGCAGATCGACTTTCGCCGCTTCACCGGCATCAACGGCACCCAGAATATCGACCAGTCCCAGGCCGACACCTACGGCTTTGGCGAACTGAGCCTGCCGCTGGTGTCGCCCGGCCAGGCGATCCCGCTCGTTCACAGCCTCGTACTCAGCGCGGCGGTCCGCTACGAAGCCTATCGCCGGATCGGCGACGTCGCGACGCCCAAATTCGGCCTGATCTTCGCGCCGCATCCCGATATCACCCTCAAGGCGAGCTGGGGGAAGAGCTTCCGGGCGCCGACGCTCTACCAGCAATACCAGCCCCAGACCTTGTACCTGACGCGCACCGCAACCGTGGGAGGGCAAGGCTATCCCGCCACGGCAACGGCATTGCTGCTGCTCGGCGGCAATCCCGGCCTCGCGCCGGAGCGATCGACCAACTGGTCGGCAACGCTGGAACTGCGCCCGCGCTTCCTCGACGGCGTGCGCCTCGAGCTGACCTATTTCTCGGTGCGGTACCGCGACCGCATCGTCACGCCGATCCCGTCCTTTGCGACGGCGCTGCGCGACGCGGGCTATGCCAGCTTCGTCACGCTCAACCCCTCGACCGCCGAGCAGGCGGCGACCATCGCCGGCGCCAGCACATTCACCAACCTGACCGGGGGCGCCGCGTACGACCCGGCGAACGTCGTGGCCTTGGTGCGCAACACCAGCGTCAATGCCGGCCGGCAGTCGGTGCACGGTATCGATGCCTTGCTGCGCTATTCCGGCGATCTTGGCGGGGGAAGACTCTCCGCCTCGGCCAATGCCGCCTGGCTCGACAGCGAGCAGCAGATCGGGCCGGCGCTCCCGATCACTCAGCTGGCAGGCACGATCTTCAACCCGCCGCACCTGCGCTTGCGCGGCGATCTTGGTTGGTCGATCGGCGGGGTGACGATCACCGGCAATGTCACCCATATCGGCCCGGTCGTCGACAACCGGACGGCGCCCGCGGCCCGCATCGCCGGGATGACCCCGATCGATCTCACCCTGCGCTACCGGGCGGATAGCGGACCGCTGCGCGGCTTCGACCTGATCGCGTCGGTCCAGAACCTGTTCAACGCCAAACCGTCCCCGATCGCGACGTCGCTCTTCTACGACACCCCCTATGACTCGACCAACTATTCCCCGCTCGGACGCTTCGTCAGCCTGTCGGTGACCAGGAAATGGTGA
- a CDS encoding Atxe2 family lasso peptide isopeptidase, translating to MSRYKLLAGMLLVTTPPAWADCADMLPNAAEARAPQRLLEASDLIELRDIGMPDPSYFFLPSPLAVSPDGRSIALVLSRGDLATNGYCRALVVIAARGAAAPRVVDRGGEMITAIDVKRGLFVNTGFPDLVVPAWSPDGRWIAYLKRIDGVTQLWRARADGGGSAAVTRSAVDVERWAWAPNGRDLLYASRPGIAEARRALDREAMSGYLYDARVRPNPGPRPQLREADVPQIVFLVDPERGETRAATAGEAAALPPDPPGGSQAEAVAMSRDGQRAWTEREDAGPLSPLRIWVADRTGRKQPCAAVACRDGIVNLWWQADGSLLFLRREGWAKGRMALYRWRPGSHTVRRLLASPAWLTGCTWRDAQLYCVAEDSVTPRRVVAIDPASGRQSLLFDPNPGFARLRLGKVQRLTWQSEPGMPAWGDLVLPPDAVPGEKLPLVIVQYHSDGFLRGGTGDAHPIFLLAAHGFAVLSFERPAVESTAYPGLKTIDAIIAAMTKDWGERRSVLASLLAGVDRTIALGVADPARIGITGLSDGASTVNYALINSDRFAAAVVSTCCEDPKTVMTYGGTAWADWNRAVRRYPLASEDGTAFWKPMALSLNADRIETPLLMQLADSEYLLALEAFTALREKRKPVEMHVAPGEYHTRTQPLHRLAEYQRDVDWFGFWLQGREDPDPAKHAQYTRWRALRDARPNLPAVPARR from the coding sequence GTGAGCAGGTACAAGCTGCTCGCCGGCATGCTGCTGGTGACGACGCCTCCGGCATGGGCTGATTGTGCCGACATGCTGCCGAACGCCGCCGAAGCGCGCGCGCCGCAGCGCCTGCTCGAAGCCAGCGACCTGATCGAGCTGCGCGATATCGGCATGCCCGATCCGTCCTATTTCTTCCTGCCGAGCCCGCTCGCCGTGTCACCGGACGGCAGGTCGATCGCGCTGGTGCTCAGCCGGGGCGATCTGGCCACAAATGGCTATTGCCGGGCGCTGGTGGTGATCGCCGCGCGCGGCGCGGCGGCCCCGCGCGTCGTCGATCGGGGTGGTGAGATGATCACTGCCATCGACGTCAAGCGCGGGCTGTTCGTCAACACCGGCTTTCCCGACCTGGTGGTACCTGCCTGGTCGCCCGATGGTCGATGGATCGCCTATCTCAAGCGGATCGACGGCGTCACCCAGCTGTGGCGCGCGCGCGCCGATGGCGGCGGGTCCGCTGCGGTCACCCGGTCGGCGGTGGATGTCGAGCGCTGGGCCTGGGCACCGAATGGCCGCGATCTGCTCTATGCCAGCCGGCCCGGCATCGCCGAGGCGCGCCGTGCGCTCGATCGCGAAGCTATGTCGGGCTATCTCTACGATGCGCGGGTCCGGCCGAACCCCGGCCCCCGTCCGCAGCTGCGCGAAGCGGACGTGCCGCAAATCGTGTTCCTGGTTGATCCCGAGCGTGGCGAGACCCGCGCGGCGACCGCCGGGGAGGCAGCGGCACTACCGCCCGACCCGCCCGGCGGATCCCAAGCCGAAGCCGTCGCCATGTCGCGCGACGGCCAACGTGCCTGGACCGAACGCGAGGATGCGGGGCCGCTCAGCCCGTTGCGCATCTGGGTGGCCGATCGCACCGGCCGCAAGCAACCCTGTGCAGCGGTGGCCTGCCGCGACGGCATCGTCAATCTCTGGTGGCAGGCGGACGGGTCGTTGCTGTTCCTGCGCCGCGAGGGCTGGGCCAAGGGGCGTATGGCACTCTACCGCTGGCGCCCGGGCAGCCACACCGTCCGGCGCCTTCTCGCCAGTCCGGCCTGGCTCACCGGCTGCACCTGGCGCGACGCACAGCTCTATTGTGTCGCAGAGGATTCGGTGACGCCGCGCCGGGTGGTAGCGATCGATCCGGCCAGTGGCCGGCAATCCCTGCTGTTCGACCCCAATCCGGGTTTCGCGCGGCTGCGGCTCGGCAAGGTCCAGCGGCTGACCTGGCAAAGCGAACCCGGCATGCCCGCCTGGGGCGATCTCGTCCTGCCGCCGGATGCGGTACCGGGCGAGAAACTGCCGTTGGTGATCGTCCAATATCATAGCGACGGCTTCCTGCGCGGGGGGACCGGCGATGCGCACCCGATCTTCCTGCTCGCCGCCCATGGTTTCGCGGTGCTGAGCTTCGAACGGCCGGCGGTCGAGAGCACCGCCTATCCCGGGCTGAAGACGATCGACGCGATCATCGCCGCCATGACCAAAGACTGGGGGGAACGCAGAAGCGTGCTGGCCTCGCTGCTCGCCGGGGTCGATCGCACGATCGCGCTGGGCGTCGCGGACCCCGCGCGCATCGGGATCACCGGCCTCAGCGACGGCGCCTCGACCGTGAACTACGCGCTGATCAATTCCGACCGCTTTGCTGCCGCCGTGGTCAGCACCTGCTGCGAGGATCCCAAGACGGTGATGACCTATGGCGGAACCGCCTGGGCCGACTGGAATCGCGCGGTCCGCCGCTATCCGCTGGCGAGCGAGGACGGCACCGCCTTCTGGAAGCCGATGGCGCTGTCGCTCAATGCCGACCGGATCGAGACGCCGCTCCTCATGCAGCTCGCCGACAGCGAGTATCTGCTCGCGCTCGAGGCGTTCACCGCGCTGCGCGAGAAGCGCAAGCCGGTCGAGATGCATGTCGCGCCGGGCGAATATCATACCCGGACCCAGCCGTTGCACCGGCTCGCCGAATATCAACGCGATGTCGACTGGTTCGGCTTCTGGCTGCAGGGGCGCGAGGATCCCGATCCCGCCAAGCACGCGCAATATACGCGCTGGCGCGCGCTGCGGGACGCACGTCCGAACCTGCCCGCAGTGCCGGCGCGGCGCTAG